From Halichoerus grypus chromosome 6, mHalGry1.hap1.1, whole genome shotgun sequence, one genomic window encodes:
- the IFT27 gene encoding intraflagellar transport protein 27 homolog: protein MVKLAAKCILAGDPAVGKTALAQIFRSDGAHFQKNYTLTTGVDLVVKTVPVSDTGDSVELFIFDSAGKELFSEMLDKLWESPNVLCLVYDVTNEQSFTNCSKWLEKARSQIPGTSLPGVLVGNKADLASRRAVDSAQARAWALGQGLECFETSVKELENYEAPFHCLAKQFHHLYREKVEVFQALL, encoded by the exons GAGATCCAGCAGTGGGCAAGACCGCCCTGGCGCAGATCTTCCGCAGCGACGGGGCCCATTTCCAGAAGAACTACACCCTG ACGACAGGGGTGGACTTGGTGGTGAAGACAGTGCCAGTTTCTGACACGGGGGACAGTGTG GAACTCTTCATTTTTGACTCTGCCGGCAAGGAGCTGTTTTCTGAAATGCTGGATAAACTG TGGGAGAGTCCCAACGTCTTGTGTCTCGTCTATGACGTGACCAACGAGCAGTCCTTCACCAACTGTAGCAAGTGGCTGGAGAAGGCTCGGTCACAGATTCCAGGCACCTCCCTCCCAG GTGTGCTAGTGGGGAACAAGGCAGACCTGGCCAGCAGACGAGCGGTGGATTCAGCTCAGGCCCGGGCGTGGGCCCTGGGCCAAGGCCTGGAATGTTTTGAAACATCCGTG AAGGAGCTGGAAAACTACGAAGCCCCCTTCCACTGCCTGGCCAAGCAGTTTCACCACCTGTACCGGGAGAAGGTGGAGGTTTTCCAGGCGCTGCTGTGA